One Cinclus cinclus chromosome 1 unlocalized genomic scaffold, bCinCin1.1 SUPER_1_unloc_3, whole genome shotgun sequence genomic window, GATGGTTGGGCCAAGTCAAGACTTTGGGTTCATCCAAGACCTTGTTGGGACAAGCCAAGAGATGGCTGGGTCAAACCAAGACTTTGGGTCAAGTCAACCCCTCACTGGACCAAGTCAAGATGTTGTTGGGTCAACCCAAGCCATGGTTGGGTCAACCCAAGACACTGAGTCAAACCAAGCCTTCCTTGAACCACCCCAAGTCATTGAGTCAACCCAAGACTTCATTGGGTGAACCCAACCCACCCATGAGGTCCCAACCCCCCCAACCCCAGTCACAGGAGCGTTTTTGGGGTCTACCACTCACGTGCATGAGGAACAGCATCATCTCGGCCTCGGCCAGGCGCCGCCCGATGCACTGGCGTGCGCCGAAGCCGAAAGCCAAGGCCTTGAAGGTGGTGTCATCTTTGCCGAGCCAGCGCCACGGATCATAGCGCTCAGGGTGC contains:
- the LOC134057084 gene encoding cytochrome P450 11B, mitochondrial-like; the protein is MGRCPDVFPHPERYDPWRWLGKDDTTFKALAFGFGARQCIGRRLAEAEMMLFLMHVLNNFTIEAVSTEDVPTVFRFILMPEKSPLLTFRALD